In Micromonospora purpureochromogenes, a single window of DNA contains:
- a CDS encoding MFS transporter, which produces MPEQQTATTGWRAPTPPTPAAPAPTGRTTVRGSHAATLVAMCLGAMVTFLHLTATVSALTTIQRDLRIDPTSLVWIPSAYTLMLAGLILSAATLGSRYGRKRMFSVGVGAMMAGAGLLALATAPGWVVAGQLVAGAGGALILSNSLAILGVTFTDPHRRTEVITAWAAASGVGLSVGPLIAGALLAHVHWHGVFLSTVVLGLVTLAVTTRWVAESRQPTSRVDLPGLLLGTLAVAAAVYALIEGGRNGYTSPTVAAAWLTAGAALVAFVVVELRTAAPMLDVRLFRSPSFSAVMLVAAVSLFGFTGVSILLVLFHERAQALSPLDTGWRMLVVFGLYAVTAFAAGQAIRRTGFKAPLTLGLLLGGLASLGLSTHTPGTPFSQSWPLLALFGAACGLVAAPATAAALASVAPAQASMAAAAVNTARQFGAVMGASLLGTLLSTTLIADLPGRLAAHGVPESTRTAVQTAVRAGTGDTATTPGPVRQALAESLNAGVQAGLRVNGVVFLAAAVLALAVVRNRPHRHQPAADDRR; this is translated from the coding sequence GTGCCCGAACAGCAGACCGCCACGACGGGTTGGCGGGCGCCCACCCCGCCCACCCCGGCCGCCCCCGCGCCCACCGGGCGGACGACCGTCCGCGGCTCGCACGCGGCGACCCTCGTCGCCATGTGCCTGGGTGCGATGGTCACGTTCCTGCACCTCACCGCGACCGTCTCCGCGCTGACCACGATCCAGCGGGACCTGCGGATCGACCCGACCAGCCTGGTCTGGATCCCCAGCGCCTACACCCTCATGCTGGCCGGCCTCATACTCTCCGCCGCCACGCTCGGCAGCCGGTACGGCCGCAAGCGGATGTTCAGTGTCGGCGTCGGCGCCATGATGGCCGGAGCCGGCCTGCTCGCCCTGGCCACCGCCCCCGGCTGGGTCGTCGCGGGACAGCTCGTGGCCGGTGCGGGCGGGGCGCTGATCCTGTCGAACAGCCTGGCGATCCTCGGCGTGACGTTCACCGACCCGCACCGCCGTACCGAGGTCATCACCGCCTGGGCGGCGGCGTCCGGCGTCGGGCTGTCGGTGGGCCCGCTCATCGCCGGGGCGCTGCTGGCGCACGTCCACTGGCACGGCGTCTTCCTGTCCACCGTGGTGCTCGGCCTGGTCACCCTCGCCGTCACCACCCGCTGGGTGGCCGAGTCGCGCCAGCCCACCAGCCGGGTCGACCTGCCCGGCCTGCTGCTGGGCACGCTCGCCGTCGCCGCCGCCGTCTACGCGCTGATCGAGGGCGGTCGTAACGGCTACACCAGCCCGACGGTGGCGGCCGCGTGGCTCACCGCCGGCGCCGCGCTCGTCGCCTTCGTCGTGGTCGAGCTGCGTACCGCCGCGCCGATGCTGGACGTCCGGCTCTTCCGGTCGCCGTCCTTCAGCGCCGTCATGCTCGTCGCCGCCGTGTCGCTGTTCGGCTTCACCGGCGTGTCGATCCTGCTGGTGCTCTTCCACGAGCGCGCCCAGGCGCTCAGCCCGCTCGACACCGGCTGGCGGATGCTCGTGGTGTTCGGCCTCTACGCGGTCACCGCCTTCGCCGCCGGTCAGGCGATCCGCCGCACCGGCTTCAAGGCGCCGCTCACCCTCGGCCTGCTGCTCGGCGGCCTGGCCAGCCTGGGCCTGTCCACCCACACGCCGGGCACCCCGTTCAGCCAGAGCTGGCCGCTGCTCGCGCTCTTCGGCGCCGCCTGCGGCCTGGTCGCCGCGCCGGCCACCGCGGCGGCGCTGGCCAGCGTCGCGCCCGCGCAGGCGAGCATGGCCGCCGCGGCGGTCAACACCGCGCGCCAGTTCGGCGCCGTGATGGGCGCGTCGCTGCTGGGTACCCTGCTGAGCACCACGCTGATCGCCGACCTGCCGGGCCGGCTCGCCGCCCACGGCGTACCCGAATCCACGCGGACGGCCGTGCAAACGGCCGTGCGCGCCGGCACCGGCGACACCGCGACGACGCCCGGGCCGGTGCGGCAGGCGCTCGCCGAGTCCCTGAACGCCGGCGTGCAGGCCGGGCTGCGGGTCAACGGCGTCGTCTTCCTCGCCGCCGCCGTCCTGGCGCTCGCCGTCGTCCGCAACCGGCCGCACCGGCACCAGCCGGCGGCCGACGACCGGCGGTGA
- a CDS encoding carboxymuconolactone decarboxylase family protein, protein MTNPAAVLPDAVKGINQLYKAAHSAGVPDGTLELVHLRVSQINGCSACVDSGARTARKAGETEERLFALAAWRETPYFTDAERAALALAEAATRLADRADAVPDDVWQEAARHFGERELAGIVLWIATSNLFNRLNATTRQPAPQAWG, encoded by the coding sequence ATGACCAACCCCGCCGCCGTGCTGCCGGACGCCGTCAAGGGGATCAACCAGCTCTACAAGGCCGCGCACTCCGCCGGGGTGCCCGACGGCACGCTGGAGTTGGTGCACCTGCGGGTCAGCCAGATCAACGGGTGCAGCGCCTGTGTCGACTCCGGCGCCCGGACCGCCCGCAAGGCCGGTGAGACCGAGGAGCGGCTGTTCGCGCTGGCCGCGTGGCGGGAGACCCCGTACTTCACCGACGCCGAGCGGGCCGCGCTCGCGCTCGCGGAGGCCGCCACCCGGCTGGCCGACCGGGCCGACGCCGTACCCGACGACGTCTGGCAGGAGGCGGCCCGGCACTTCGGCGAGCGGGAACTCGCCGGGATCGTGCTCTGGATCGCCACCAGCAACCTGTTCAACCGGCTCAACGCCACCACCCGCCAGCCCGCCCCGCAGGCCTGGGGCTGA
- a CDS encoding winged helix-turn-helix transcriptional regulator, producing MQDLRDDREAWSMTNCSIARAMDIVGSRSAMLIMRDALLGTRRFDDFVRRVGIGEPAMAARLRELVGAGLLERTPYREQGQRTRYEYQLTRKGRELLPVITALRQWGDSWAADETGPPVLATHRDCGCRVRAVLRCEQGHEVDHSDIALLAGPGLIARD from the coding sequence ATGCAGGATCTGCGGGACGATCGGGAAGCGTGGTCAATGACGAACTGCTCGATCGCGCGGGCCATGGACATCGTGGGCAGCAGGTCGGCGATGCTGATCATGCGGGACGCGCTGCTCGGCACGCGCCGTTTCGACGACTTTGTCCGCCGGGTGGGCATCGGCGAGCCGGCGATGGCCGCCCGCCTACGGGAACTGGTCGGCGCCGGCCTGCTGGAACGGACGCCCTACCGCGAGCAGGGGCAGCGCACCCGGTACGAGTACCAGCTCACCCGCAAGGGGCGCGAGCTGCTGCCGGTGATCACCGCGCTCCGTCAGTGGGGGGACAGCTGGGCAGCCGACGAGACCGGCCCGCCGGTGCTGGCCACCCACCGCGACTGCGGCTGCCGGGTCCGCGCCGTGCTCCGCTGCGAGCAGGGTCACGAGGTCGACCACAGCGACATCGCCCTCCTCGCCGGGCCGGGCCTGATCGCCCGGGACTAG
- a CDS encoding SDR family oxidoreductase: MDISATTALVTGANRGFGRALARELLARGATVYAAARNPALIDLPGARPLALDITDPASVAAAAATAGDVTLLVNNAGSSTGADLLTGDLDQIRLEMETHYLGTLSVVRAFAPVIERNGGGTILNVLSALSWFALPTDGAYVAAKAAEWGLTNSLRLTLAPAKIRVAGLHVGFMDTDMTRAVTAPKADPADVAAYAVDQLAADAYEIVADGVSRDVLARLSGGVAALYPQLP; the protein is encoded by the coding sequence ATGGACATCTCGGCCACTACCGCACTGGTCACCGGCGCCAACCGGGGCTTCGGCCGCGCCCTCGCCCGCGAGCTGCTCGCCCGGGGCGCCACCGTGTACGCCGCGGCCCGCAACCCGGCCCTGATCGACCTCCCGGGCGCCCGGCCGCTGGCACTGGACATCACCGACCCCGCGTCCGTGGCAGCGGCCGCGGCGACCGCCGGCGACGTCACCCTGCTGGTGAACAACGCCGGCTCGTCGACCGGCGCCGACCTGCTCACCGGGGACCTGGACCAGATCCGCCTGGAGATGGAGACGCACTACCTCGGCACCCTCTCGGTGGTGCGGGCCTTCGCCCCCGTCATCGAGCGCAACGGCGGCGGCACGATCCTCAACGTGTTGTCCGCGCTGTCCTGGTTCGCCCTGCCCACCGACGGCGCCTACGTCGCGGCGAAGGCCGCCGAATGGGGCCTGACCAACTCGCTGCGCCTCACGCTCGCCCCGGCGAAGATCCGCGTCGCAGGCCTGCACGTGGGGTTCATGGACACCGACATGACCCGGGCGGTCACCGCCCCGAAGGCCGACCCGGCCGACGTGGCGGCGTACGCCGTCGACCAACTGGCCGCGGACGCGTACGAGATCGTCGCCGACGGCGTCAGCCGCGACGTGCTCGCCCGGCTCTCCGGCGGGGTGGCGGCCCTCTACCCGCAGCTGCCGTAG
- a CDS encoding ATP-binding protein, which produces MTSPTEELFGGGSATGRLMARLDWAATPLGPVQSWPQSLRAAVRIVLSSRYPMLLLWGGQFTQLYNDAYSALIGDKHPGALGDDVRTTLAEGWDVLAPLIHDAMATGVASWVPALQLLLDRSGYREEAYFSVSHAPARDDDGRTVGVFTVCSEVTEQVVGERRLGLLRDLSVRGDGRTVDVDSTCARLVEAIGGHRLDVPFAAIYLREGAALRRVACTGDGPVAAVLPDVVVDGDPAWGLWAAGGGATTEVHGVAERMTLPAGAFDEPAASAVALPLPSAEADQPLGVLLAGVSPSRALDEAYRSFVHLLAQQVAVAVRNARAYEEERRRAEALAELDRVKTSFFTNVSHEFRTPLTLMLGPLTDALADERHPLPPEQRDRVDTARRNATRLLTLVNSLLTFSSLEAGRARSRARQVDLPKLTAELAGVFRSAVERAGLRLEVDCPPLPRPVALDPANWERIVTNLLSNALKHTFVGRISVGLHAHPTELRLTVADTGIGIAEEEMPRLFERFHRVDGARSRSHEGTGIGLALVGELARLEGGDVRVDSQVRRGSTFTVALPWSALHRGTDDTVPASDLGDTTRAVVQEASGWLVDPVRPEPGEEGSAGTLPDDGRRVRILVADDNADMRAYLARLLTAQGWRVDVVGNGRQALDAIRRDPPDLLLTDVMMPEVDGFALVRTLRGQPDTRALPVVVLSARAGADAAVEGLDLGADDYVVKPFTAADLVARVRATLEGARRRLPTPDAEDDRPEPPRSTRPAGAAPSPAPPATGPVEAASAGTAPDSVRSSTGTAEGSSVPPAPDLAPSARTVEAGSAGAAADPAPAAARTMDAALSDVAPAAPGQPVAGPRRAAAPAGAPTTVRVPNGHRTASVVDTDWSYPSAAASASVMRRDVRTSLEALQVHPDVVQDLLVAASEAFNNAVEHAQQPTRPEVRVRLQVNAGAARLTVRDFGTWRDRRSAMDRGRGATLMNAFGDVRLMSSASGTTVTIERRLTDDQG; this is translated from the coding sequence GTGACCAGCCCCACCGAGGAGCTGTTCGGCGGCGGCAGCGCCACCGGACGGTTGATGGCCCGGCTCGACTGGGCCGCCACCCCGCTCGGCCCCGTCCAGTCCTGGCCGCAGAGCCTGCGCGCCGCCGTGCGGATCGTCCTGTCCTCCCGGTACCCGATGCTGCTGCTCTGGGGCGGACAGTTCACCCAGCTGTACAACGACGCGTACTCGGCCCTGATCGGCGACAAGCATCCGGGGGCGCTCGGGGACGACGTCCGGACCACCCTGGCCGAGGGCTGGGACGTGCTCGCGCCGCTGATCCACGACGCGATGGCGACCGGCGTGGCCAGCTGGGTGCCCGCCCTCCAACTGCTCCTCGACCGGTCCGGCTACCGGGAGGAGGCCTACTTCAGCGTCTCCCACGCCCCGGCCCGCGACGACGACGGCCGTACCGTCGGCGTGTTCACCGTGTGCAGCGAGGTCACCGAGCAGGTGGTCGGGGAACGGCGGCTGGGACTGCTGCGGGACCTCTCGGTGCGCGGCGACGGGCGCACGGTGGACGTCGACAGCACCTGCGCCCGGCTGGTCGAGGCGATCGGCGGGCACCGGCTGGACGTGCCGTTCGCCGCGATCTACCTCCGGGAGGGTGCGGCGCTGCGCCGGGTGGCCTGTACCGGTGACGGCCCGGTGGCGGCGGTGCTGCCCGACGTCGTGGTCGACGGCGACCCGGCCTGGGGACTGTGGGCCGCCGGCGGGGGAGCGACCACCGAGGTCCACGGGGTCGCCGAGCGGATGACGTTGCCGGCCGGGGCGTTCGACGAGCCGGCGGCCAGCGCCGTGGCGCTGCCGTTGCCCTCCGCGGAGGCCGACCAGCCCCTCGGGGTGCTGCTGGCCGGGGTGAGCCCCAGCCGCGCCCTGGACGAGGCGTACCGGTCGTTCGTCCACCTGCTGGCGCAGCAGGTGGCCGTCGCGGTGCGCAACGCCCGGGCGTACGAGGAGGAACGTCGTCGGGCCGAGGCCCTGGCCGAGCTCGACCGCGTCAAGACCAGCTTCTTCACCAACGTCAGCCACGAGTTCCGTACGCCGCTGACGCTGATGCTCGGCCCGCTGACCGACGCCCTCGCCGACGAGCGGCACCCGCTGCCACCGGAACAGCGGGACCGGGTGGACACCGCCCGGCGCAACGCCACCCGGCTGCTCACCCTCGTCAACAGCCTGCTGACCTTCTCCAGCCTGGAGGCCGGGCGCGCCCGCAGCCGGGCGCGGCAGGTGGACCTGCCGAAGCTGACCGCCGAGTTGGCCGGCGTGTTCCGCTCGGCGGTGGAGCGCGCCGGGCTGCGCCTGGAGGTGGACTGCCCGCCGCTGCCCCGGCCGGTGGCGCTCGACCCGGCCAACTGGGAGCGCATCGTCACCAACCTGCTGTCCAACGCGCTGAAGCACACGTTCGTGGGGCGGATCAGCGTCGGGCTGCACGCCCACCCCACGGAGCTGCGGCTGACCGTCGCCGACACCGGCATCGGCATCGCCGAGGAGGAGATGCCCCGGCTCTTCGAGCGCTTCCACCGGGTGGACGGGGCCCGCTCCCGCAGCCACGAGGGCACCGGCATCGGGCTGGCCCTGGTGGGCGAGCTGGCCCGGCTCGAGGGCGGCGACGTCCGGGTGGACAGCCAGGTCAGGCGCGGCAGCACCTTCACCGTCGCACTGCCCTGGTCGGCGCTGCACCGCGGCACGGACGACACGGTGCCGGCGAGCGACCTCGGTGACACCACGCGCGCCGTGGTGCAGGAGGCGAGCGGTTGGCTGGTCGACCCCGTCCGGCCCGAGCCGGGCGAGGAGGGGTCGGCCGGGACGCTGCCCGACGACGGGCGGCGGGTGCGGATCCTGGTGGCCGACGACAACGCCGACATGCGCGCGTACCTGGCCCGGTTGCTGACCGCGCAGGGCTGGCGGGTGGACGTGGTCGGCAACGGTCGGCAGGCGCTCGACGCGATCCGGCGGGACCCGCCGGACCTGTTGCTGACCGACGTGATGATGCCGGAGGTCGACGGCTTCGCCCTGGTGCGCACCCTGCGGGGACAGCCGGACACCCGGGCGCTGCCGGTGGTGGTGCTCTCCGCCCGCGCCGGCGCGGACGCCGCCGTCGAGGGCCTCGACCTCGGCGCCGACGACTACGTGGTCAAGCCCTTCACCGCGGCCGACCTCGTCGCCCGGGTACGGGCCACCCTCGAGGGTGCGCGACGGCGCCTGCCGACACCGGATGCCGAGGACGATCGTCCGGAGCCGCCGCGGTCGACCCGTCCCGCCGGTGCCGCCCCGAGTCCAGCTCCGCCGGCCACCGGCCCGGTCGAGGCGGCCTCCGCCGGGACGGCCCCGGACTCTGTGCGGTCGTCGACCGGTACCGCCGAGGGCAGCTCCGTCCCGCCGGCTCCGGACCTTGCGCCGTCGGCCCGTACCGTCGAAGCCGGCTCCGCCGGGGCGGCCGCGGATCCTGCGCCCGCGGCGGCCCGGACGATGGACGCGGCCTTGTCCGACGTGGCCCCGGCCGCCCCCGGCCAGCCGGTTGCGGGCCCCCGGCGGGCCGCCGCCCCCGCCGGAGCGCCGACCACCGTGCGGGTGCCGAACGGCCACCGGACGGCGTCCGTGGTGGACACCGACTGGAGCTACCCCTCGGCGGCCGCCTCCGCCTCGGTGATGCGGCGGGACGTGCGGACCTCGCTGGAGGCGCTGCAGGTGCACCCCGACGTCGTGCAGGACCTCCTGGTGGCCGCGTCCGAGGCGTTCAACAACGCCGTCGAGCACGCGCAGCAGCCGACCCGACCCGAGGTGCGGGTCCGGCTCCAGGTCAACGCCGGCGCGGCCCGGCTCACCGTCCGCGACTTCGGCACCTGGCGGGACCGGCGGTCGGCGATGGACCGCGGCCGCGGCGCCACCCTGATGAACGCCTTCGGCGACGTGCGGCTGATGTCGAGCGCCTCCGGCACGACGGTGACCATCGAGCGTCGCCTCACCGACGACCAGGGCTGA
- a CDS encoding alpha-ketoglutarate-dependent dioxygenase AlkB, giving the protein MGRMRGVQERPAGLTYQPELVSPDEERLLLTVLGAMNYREIRMHGQVARRTVRHFGVDYDYGSFQLTEAEALPVELHEVRRRCADLAGVAPASFAQALVTRYPPGAVIGWHRDAPAFGPTVAGVSLGAACLLRLRRDTAGQRRVYEVELAPRSAYVLAGAARSTWQHSIPPVPELRYSITFRQLRRP; this is encoded by the coding sequence ATGGGACGGATGCGCGGCGTCCAGGAGCGACCGGCGGGGCTCACGTACCAGCCTGAGCTGGTCAGCCCCGACGAGGAACGTTTGCTGCTGACGGTGCTCGGGGCGATGAACTACCGCGAGATCCGGATGCACGGCCAGGTCGCCCGGCGCACCGTCCGGCACTTCGGTGTCGACTACGACTACGGATCGTTCCAGCTCACCGAGGCCGAGGCGCTGCCGGTGGAGCTGCACGAGGTCCGCCGGCGCTGCGCCGACCTCGCCGGCGTGGCGCCGGCCAGCTTCGCGCAGGCGCTGGTCACCCGCTATCCGCCCGGTGCGGTGATCGGCTGGCACCGGGACGCTCCCGCGTTCGGCCCGACCGTGGCCGGTGTGTCGCTGGGCGCCGCCTGCCTGTTGCGCCTGCGGCGGGACACCGCGGGACAGCGCCGGGTGTACGAGGTGGAGTTGGCGCCCCGCTCGGCGTACGTGCTGGCCGGTGCCGCCCGGTCGACGTGGCAGCACAGCATTCCGCCGGTCCCGGAGCTGCGGTATTCCATCACCTTCCGCCAACTCCGCCGGCCCTGA
- a CDS encoding sigma-70 family RNA polymerase sigma factor: protein MRDTDLLARRFEENRSRLGAVAQRMLGSDAEAEDAVQDTWLRLSRADVDAIDNLPGWLTTTVGRVCLDRLRARAVRPEQPWDTAGPEPAGAGGGDPAESVDPEREAVLTESVGRALLVVLDTLAPTERFVFVLHDMFAVSFDEIAAVVDRSPAAVRQIASRARRRVQRDSAAPETDRTRQRQVVEAFLAASREGRFDDLVSLLDPHVVMHADPVAATMGSTPEARGSAVIAGFFNGRAQGATPAYVDGAPGALVVVDGQVRLALSFIVTDRIIGIEVVADPTQLAALDLVPGAAESR from the coding sequence ATGCGCGACACGGACCTGCTGGCCCGACGCTTCGAGGAGAACCGGTCGCGGTTGGGAGCGGTGGCCCAACGGATGCTCGGCTCGGACGCCGAGGCAGAGGACGCCGTTCAGGACACCTGGCTGCGACTGAGCCGGGCGGACGTCGACGCCATCGACAACCTGCCCGGCTGGTTGACGACCACTGTCGGCCGGGTCTGCCTGGACCGGCTGCGGGCGCGGGCCGTCCGACCCGAACAGCCGTGGGACACCGCCGGGCCGGAGCCCGCCGGGGCGGGCGGCGGCGACCCGGCCGAGTCGGTCGACCCGGAGCGGGAGGCCGTGCTGACCGAGTCGGTCGGCCGGGCGTTGCTGGTGGTCCTGGACACCCTCGCGCCGACCGAACGGTTCGTCTTCGTGCTGCACGACATGTTCGCCGTCTCCTTCGACGAGATCGCCGCCGTGGTCGACCGCAGCCCCGCCGCCGTGCGGCAGATCGCCAGCCGGGCCCGTCGCCGGGTGCAGCGGGACTCCGCCGCCCCCGAGACGGACCGGACCCGCCAGCGGCAGGTGGTCGAGGCGTTCCTCGCCGCCTCCCGGGAGGGGCGGTTCGACGATCTGGTCAGCCTCCTCGACCCGCACGTGGTGATGCACGCCGATCCGGTCGCCGCCACCATGGGCTCGACCCCCGAGGCGCGCGGCTCGGCGGTCATCGCCGGCTTCTTCAACGGCCGGGCACAGGGGGCCACGCCCGCGTACGTCGACGGGGCGCCGGGAGCGCTGGTGGTGGTCGACGGGCAGGTCCGGCTCGCGCTCAGCTTCATCGTCACCGACCGGATCATCGGCATCGAGGTGGTGGCCGACCCGACGCAGCTGGCCGCGCTGGACCTCGTTCCCGGGGCGGCGGAGTCCCGCTGA
- a CDS encoding TROVE domain-containing protein, translated as MAKFNLKLRRNRHEDDYEYVTAEGAPGFLRGPRAELFLLGVSNMVGEDTFYEGGADRDARFRELVAAVAVADRDWFARFVPWLRTGAMLRSASIVAALDGARAQVAAGIPGSRAIVDAALQRADEPGEALAYWLGRHGRSLPKPVKRGIADAAVRLYHERSLLKYDSEGSAVRFGDVIDLTHPTAKDERQGDLFRHALDRRHRRDNPLPASLTVLAARAELMAMPVQRRAEVTDPAVLGAAGMTWEALAGWRQSAMDAAAWEAIIPTMGYLALLRNLRNFDQAGVSDAVAETVAARLSDPGEVARSRVLPMRFLSAYNAAPSLRWAYPLEKALQHALANVPALAGRTLILIDTSGSMTSPFSKDGSLRCWDAATVFGLALAARAQDATVVSFSDHSQVFPAVAGESVLAAVRRFKDGGWFYGCGTETAKAVRKHYDRHDRVVILTDEQAHWHRSADVTAAVPAPVPVYTWNLAGYRVGHAPTYGNRQTFGGLSDAAFAMIPLVEAGSREQWPF; from the coding sequence ATGGCCAAGTTCAACCTCAAGCTGCGCCGGAACCGGCACGAGGACGACTACGAGTACGTCACCGCCGAGGGCGCGCCCGGTTTCCTGCGCGGGCCGCGCGCCGAACTGTTCCTGCTGGGCGTGTCGAACATGGTCGGCGAGGACACCTTCTACGAGGGCGGGGCCGACCGGGACGCCCGGTTCCGTGAACTGGTCGCCGCCGTCGCCGTCGCCGACCGGGACTGGTTCGCGCGTTTCGTGCCGTGGCTGCGTACCGGGGCGATGCTGCGCTCGGCGTCCATCGTGGCCGCCCTGGACGGCGCCCGGGCACAGGTCGCCGCGGGCATCCCGGGTTCCCGGGCGATCGTGGACGCCGCGTTGCAGCGCGCGGACGAGCCGGGTGAGGCGCTGGCGTACTGGCTCGGCCGGCACGGCCGGTCGCTGCCGAAGCCGGTCAAGCGCGGCATCGCCGACGCGGCGGTGCGGCTGTACCACGAGCGGAGCCTGCTCAAGTACGACTCCGAGGGCAGCGCCGTGCGCTTCGGTGACGTCATCGACCTGACCCACCCGACAGCGAAGGACGAGCGGCAGGGCGACCTGTTCCGGCACGCGCTGGACCGGCGGCACCGGCGGGACAACCCGCTGCCCGCGTCGTTGACGGTGCTGGCGGCCCGGGCCGAGCTGATGGCGATGCCGGTGCAGCGGCGTGCCGAGGTCACCGACCCGGCCGTGCTGGGCGCGGCCGGGATGACCTGGGAGGCGCTCGCCGGCTGGCGGCAGAGCGCGATGGACGCCGCGGCCTGGGAGGCGATCATCCCCACCATGGGTTACCTGGCGCTGCTGCGCAACCTGCGCAACTTCGACCAGGCCGGGGTCAGCGACGCGGTGGCCGAGACGGTGGCGGCGCGGCTGTCCGACCCGGGCGAGGTGGCCAGGTCGCGCGTGCTGCCGATGCGGTTCCTGTCGGCGTACAACGCGGCGCCGAGCCTGCGGTGGGCGTACCCGTTGGAGAAGGCGTTGCAGCACGCGCTGGCGAACGTGCCCGCGCTGGCCGGCCGGACCCTGATCCTGATCGACACCTCCGGGTCGATGACCAGCCCGTTCAGCAAGGACGGCTCGCTGCGCTGCTGGGACGCGGCGACCGTCTTCGGCCTGGCGCTGGCCGCCCGCGCGCAGGACGCGACGGTGGTGTCCTTCTCCGACCACAGCCAGGTGTTCCCCGCCGTGGCGGGCGAGTCGGTGCTGGCGGCGGTGCGCCGGTTCAAGGACGGCGGCTGGTTCTACGGCTGCGGCACGGAGACCGCGAAGGCGGTGCGGAAGCACTACGACCGGCACGACCGGGTGGTGATCCTCACCGACGAGCAGGCGCACTGGCACCGCTCGGCGGACGTCACGGCCGCGGTGCCCGCGCCGGTCCCGGTGTACACCTGGAACCTGGCCGGCTACCGGGTCGGGCACGCGCCGACGTACGGGAACCGGCAGACGTTCGGCGGTCTGTCCGACGCCGCGTTCGCGATGATCCCGCTCGTCGAGGCGGGGTCCCGGGAGCAGTGGCCGTTCTGA
- the hflX gene encoding GTPase HflX produces the protein MAGTWLLGAGAETARQRPTAVLVAVREDDGAGGNGPGSEVSLEELRRLADTDGLNVADAVVQHRPKPDPATFLGSGKVDELAAATERAGAELVIADGELSPGQVRNLEERVGVRVVDRTALILDIFAEHARTSEGRVQVELAQIAYQLPRLRGDGRSMSRVGGGRVAGGAGIGVRGPGEMRLETQRRTLRQRATRLRRNAGELARRRERTRGRRARNQISSVSITGYTNAGKSALLNRLTGADAQVQDVLFATLDPTVRRISTGELTYTVTDTVGFVRHLPHQLVDAFRSTLDEVTRSDLAMHVVDASAPDAFGQITTVHGVLHEIGAGQVPELLVLNKIDIAPPEWVDALCRAYPDAVPVSALTGAGIDELRRTLARRLAGR, from the coding sequence CGGTGCTGGTCGCGGTGCGCGAGGACGACGGCGCGGGCGGCAACGGCCCCGGCAGTGAGGTGTCCCTGGAGGAGCTGCGACGGCTCGCCGACACCGACGGCCTCAACGTCGCCGACGCGGTGGTGCAGCACCGCCCGAAGCCGGATCCGGCCACCTTCCTGGGCTCGGGCAAGGTCGACGAGCTGGCCGCCGCCACCGAACGCGCCGGGGCCGAGCTGGTCATCGCCGACGGTGAGCTGAGCCCGGGCCAGGTGCGGAACCTGGAGGAACGGGTCGGGGTGCGGGTGGTGGACCGCACCGCGCTGATCCTGGACATCTTCGCCGAGCACGCCCGCACCAGCGAGGGGCGGGTGCAGGTGGAGCTGGCGCAGATCGCGTACCAGTTGCCCCGGCTGCGCGGCGACGGCCGGTCGATGTCCCGCGTCGGTGGTGGCCGGGTCGCCGGCGGCGCCGGCATCGGTGTGCGGGGACCGGGTGAGATGCGGCTGGAGACCCAGCGTCGGACGTTGCGCCAGCGGGCCACCCGGCTGCGGCGCAACGCCGGCGAGCTGGCCCGGCGGCGGGAACGCACCCGGGGCCGGCGGGCCCGCAACCAGATCTCCTCGGTGTCGATCACCGGGTACACCAACGCCGGGAAGTCCGCCCTGCTCAACCGCCTCACCGGCGCGGACGCCCAGGTGCAGGACGTCCTCTTCGCCACCCTCGACCCGACCGTAAGGCGGATCAGCACCGGCGAGCTGACCTACACCGTCACCGACACCGTGGGATTCGTCCGGCACCTGCCGCACCAACTGGTCGACGCGTTCCGCTCGACGTTGGACGAGGTCACCCGCAGCGACCTGGCGATGCACGTGGTGGACGCGTCCGCGCCGGACGCGTTCGGCCAGATCACCACGGTGCACGGCGTGCTGCACGAGATCGGCGCGGGCCAGGTGCCGGAACTGCTGGTGCTCAACAAGATCGACATTGCGCCGCCGGAGTGGGTCGACGCGCTGTGCCGCGCGTACCCGGACGCGGTGCCGGTGTCCGCGCTGACCGGCGCCGGCATCGACGAGCTGCGCCGCACGCTGGCCCGCCGCCTGGCCGGGCGCTGA